In Nicotiana tabacum cultivar K326 chromosome 21, ASM71507v2, whole genome shotgun sequence, one DNA window encodes the following:
- the LOC107806484 gene encoding uncharacterized protein LOC107806484: MLFKEEPTIDNIIVLQNAQAELKKYLSIEEQYRKQKAGVIWVAEGDRNTNFFHNHVNGKKKKLQVKRIHNGDGGLVEDHDQIANVAVNFYQKRFSKETDHTDFSLLNNVPYMVTMERNLDICRYPTLEEVKGVVFELSGDIGSVPDGFNGLSTKSVGRSFVMTYIAWVSWKYLLHVLRNMGFAEHFITMVWNLLSNNWYLVLVNGQSSDFSKSTRGVKQGDPLSPTLFILSAEVLSRSLNKFFEDSSFIGFGRPKWTDPLNHLAYADDTIIFALAHQDSLMKLMVVLVNYEKISGQLINKSKSSYYMHANVANSLFQEVGDATRFAKGEFPFTYLGCPIFYTRRSKDYYEALIKKVKAKRHSWKGKLLSYGSKATLITSVL, translated from the exons ATGTTGTTTAAGGAGGAACCAACCATTGACAACATAATTGTTCTCCAAAATGCTCAAGCAGAATTGAAAAAGTATCTGAGCATTGAGGAACAATATCGGAAGCAAAAAGCAGGAGTAATATGGGTTGCTGAGGGAGATAGAAATACTAATTTCTTTCATAACCATGTCAATGGCAAGAAGAAGAAGCTTCAAGTGAAGAGGATCCATAATGGAGATGGGGGATTGGTTGAAGATCATGATCAAATAGCTAATGTTGCAGTGAATTTCTATCAGAAGCGGTTTTCTAAAGAGACTGATCATACTGATTTCTCTTTGTTAAACAATGTACCTTATATGGTCACTATGGAACgaaatttggacatttgtagataTCCAACACTAGAGGAGGTCAAGGGAGTTGTTTTTGAACTTAGTGGTGACATTGGTAGTGTTCCAGATGGATTCAATGGGCTTTCTACCAAGAGTGTTGGGAGATCATTTGTTATGACATACATAGCATG GGTTTCATGGAAATATTTGTTACATGTCCTAAGGAATATGGGATTTGCTGAGCATTTTATTACTATGGTGTGGAACCTTCTGTCAAATAATTGGTATTTAGTCTTGGTTAATGGGCAATCTTCAGACTTTTCCAAATCTACAAGGGGTGTCAAGCAAGGAGATCCACTATCTCCTACCTTGTTCATACTATCTGCAGAGGTATTATCAAGGTCCTTGAACAAGTTTTTTGAGGATAGTTCTTTTATTGGATTTGGGAGACCTAAGTGGACAGATCCTTTGAATCATCTAGCATATGCAGATGATACCATCATCTTTGCCTTAGCTCATCAGGATTCTTTGATGAAGTTGATGGTAGTCTTGGTAAATTATGAAAAGATATCAGGGCAGCTTATTAACAAGTCCAAGAGTTCCTATTATATGCATGCTAATGTAGCTAATTCTTTGTTTCAAGAAGTAGGTGATGCCACAAGATTCGCTAAAGGTGAATTTCCATTTACTTACTTGGGATGTCCTATCTTCTACACTAGAAGGAGTAAGGATTACTATGAAGCACTTATCAAGAAAGTAAAGGCAAAACGGCATTCATGGAAAGGCAAATTGCTATCATATGGAAGCAAGGCTACACTCATTACTAGTGTATTATAA